A genomic segment from Nicotiana sylvestris chromosome 1, ASM39365v2, whole genome shotgun sequence encodes:
- the LOC104230236 gene encoding uncharacterized protein isoform X1 — MKNKNTADDYIQKAIKTISIYAGQTRVSHNEYLDEQVKNLESRRFKTHLKSSATHLQFEVGEIGKKMERDGEGTVSSPTQRVSDGRSISPTRVRPGPDPFLVTCRLFSFVTALAAILCIAVNVYSAVRSFKNGYDVFDGIFRCYAVVIAIIVVVAETEWGFFIKFWKVLEFSAGRGMLQIFVAVMTRAYPEDYGHRNDLILVRNIASYLLLTCGAIYIISGILCFGFIKRARQAKEISREQAIKDLQDLERQREELEALLIQERA; from the exons atgaaaaacaaaaatacaGCCGACGACTATATTCAAAAAGCAATTAAAACAA TTTCCATTTATGCAGGACAGACACGTGTCAGTCACAACGAATATCTTGACGAGCAGGTGAAGAACCTCGAAAGCAGAAGATTCAAAACCCACCTGAAATCATCGGCCACACACTTGCAGTTTGAAGTTGgagaaattggaaaaaaaatggAGAGAGATGGTGAAGGAACAGTGAGCTCACCGACGCAGAGGGTTAGCGACGGTCGTTCAATTTCACCTACTAGAGTCCGACCCGGACCAGACCCATTCCTAGTGACTTGTAGATTATTCAGCTTTGTTACTGCGTTAGCCGCTATTCTCTGCATTGCTGTTAATGTTTACTCTGCCGTAAGATCATTTAAGAATGGCTATGAC GTATTTGATGGAATTTTCCGCTGTTATGCGGTGGTGATTGCGATTATTGTGGTTGTTGCTGAGACCGAGTGGGGATTTTTCATCAAGTTCTGGAAG GTGTTGGAGTTTTCAGCTGGAAGGGGCATGCTACAGATCTT TGTTGCAGTGATGACCAGAGCTTACCCTGAAGATTATGGGCATAGGAATGATCTCATTCTTGTCCGGAACATAGCTAGCTACTTGCTTCTTACCTGTGGTGCCATTTACATTATATCA GGAATATTGTGCTTTGGCTTTATCAAACGTGCTCGCCAGGCGAAAGAAATCTCCAGGGAGCAAGCCATTAAGGATCTGCAG GATTTGGAGCGTCAAAGAGAAGAGCTTGAAGCATTGTTGATACAAGAGAGGGCTTGA
- the LOC104230236 gene encoding uncharacterized protein isoform X2, whose translation MKNKNTADDYIQKAIKTRQTRVSHNEYLDEQVKNLESRRFKTHLKSSATHLQFEVGEIGKKMERDGEGTVSSPTQRVSDGRSISPTRVRPGPDPFLVTCRLFSFVTALAAILCIAVNVYSAVRSFKNGYDVFDGIFRCYAVVIAIIVVVAETEWGFFIKFWKVLEFSAGRGMLQIFVAVMTRAYPEDYGHRNDLILVRNIASYLLLTCGAIYIISGILCFGFIKRARQAKEISREQAIKDLQDLERQREELEALLIQERA comes from the exons atgaaaaacaaaaatacaGCCGACGACTATATTCAAAAAGCAATTAAAACAA GACAGACACGTGTCAGTCACAACGAATATCTTGACGAGCAGGTGAAGAACCTCGAAAGCAGAAGATTCAAAACCCACCTGAAATCATCGGCCACACACTTGCAGTTTGAAGTTGgagaaattggaaaaaaaatggAGAGAGATGGTGAAGGAACAGTGAGCTCACCGACGCAGAGGGTTAGCGACGGTCGTTCAATTTCACCTACTAGAGTCCGACCCGGACCAGACCCATTCCTAGTGACTTGTAGATTATTCAGCTTTGTTACTGCGTTAGCCGCTATTCTCTGCATTGCTGTTAATGTTTACTCTGCCGTAAGATCATTTAAGAATGGCTATGAC GTATTTGATGGAATTTTCCGCTGTTATGCGGTGGTGATTGCGATTATTGTGGTTGTTGCTGAGACCGAGTGGGGATTTTTCATCAAGTTCTGGAAG GTGTTGGAGTTTTCAGCTGGAAGGGGCATGCTACAGATCTT TGTTGCAGTGATGACCAGAGCTTACCCTGAAGATTATGGGCATAGGAATGATCTCATTCTTGTCCGGAACATAGCTAGCTACTTGCTTCTTACCTGTGGTGCCATTTACATTATATCA GGAATATTGTGCTTTGGCTTTATCAAACGTGCTCGCCAGGCGAAAGAAATCTCCAGGGAGCAAGCCATTAAGGATCTGCAG GATTTGGAGCGTCAAAGAGAAGAGCTTGAAGCATTGTTGATACAAGAGAGGGCTTGA